One window from the genome of Bufo bufo chromosome 4, aBufBuf1.1, whole genome shotgun sequence encodes:
- the LOC120997456 gene encoding gastrula zinc finger protein XlCGF17.1-like, with translation MWKMFYPSINFYSASENSHWAGEKPFRCPECGKYFGNKGILIQHQKSHTGEKPFSCSQCEKCFSQKANFVLHLRNHLGEKLFSCLECGKCFSQKSNLYAHQRTHTGEKPFPCPECGKCFSQKSALVGHLRIHSGEKPFSCLECGKCFTSQTNCIRHQRTHTGEKPFPCPECGKCFNNKSHLVTHQRTHTGEKPFRCPECGKYFGDKTVLRRHLRSHTGENPFLCSECGKSFSTKLCLVRHQKTHTGEKPFSCSECGKCFTRQSTFNQHQRTHTGVKPFPCPECGKCFNNKSHLVTHQRTHTGEKPFRCPECGNYFGDKSVLRRHLRSHTGENPFSCSECGKSFSTKLCLVRHQKTHTGEKPFSCSKCGKSFSQKSSLSRHERAHSEEKPL, from the exons atgtggaaaatgttttacccgTCAATCAACTTTTATTcagcatcagagaactcacactggg caggggagaagccatttagatgtccagaatgtgggaagtattttggtAATAAAGGAATTCTTATACAACATCAaaaaagtcacacaggggagaagccattttcatgttcacagtgtgaaaaatgttttagtcagaaagcAAATTTTGTGCTCCATCTAAGAAATCACTTAGGGGAGAAGCTATTTTCATGcttagaatgtgggaagtgttttagtcagaaatcgaACCTTTAtgcacatcagagaactcacactggggagaagccatttccatgtcctgaatgtgggaagtgttttagtcagaaatcagcTCTTGTGGGCCATCTAAGAATCCactcaggggagaagccattttcatgtttagaatgtgggaaatgttttactagtCAGACAAATTGTATTcggcatcagagaactcacactggggagaagccatttccatgtcctgaatgtgggaagtgttttaataataaatcacatcttgttacacatcagagaactcacacaggggagaagccatttagatgtccagaatgtgggaagtattttggtGATAAAACAGTTCTTAGACGACATCttagaagtcacacaggggagaatccatttttatgttcagaatgtgggaagagtTTTAGTACAAAATTgtgtcttgttagacatcagaaaactcacacaggtgagaagccattttcatgttcagaatgtgggaaatgttttacccgtCAATCAACTTTTAATcagcatcagagaactcacactggggtaaagccatttccatgtcctgaatgtgggaagtgttttaataataaatcacatcttgttacacatcagagaactcacacaggggagaagccatttagatgtccagaatgtgggaatTATTTTGGTGATAAATCAGTTCTTAGACGACATCttagaagtcacacaggggagaatccattttcatgttcagaatgtgggaagagtTTTAGTACAAAATTgtgtcttgttagacatcagaaaactcacacaggtgagaagccattttcatgttcaaaatgtgggaaatcttttagtcagaaatcaagtCTTTCTAGACATGAGAGAGCTCACTCAGAGGAGAAGCCATTGTGA